The following proteins are co-located in the Bacteroidales bacterium genome:
- a CDS encoding ankyrin repeat domain-containing protein — MSAKRLILTTLLLVALLLKTISANGQWKFNDPDTEYTALLDTIDYFPPSYTDALNLNLMIAASKGISSEIIRLIKKGADVNAETAEGATPLIFAVSNNKPLAVVTLLAYKPNIDKVTKNDETALLVAVKNRNADLAELLIREGADLDHTDRFGATPLHHASINGYLEIVDLLIYYEADLNSKTTQGTTPLLASIWAGYTEISDLLVQNGAKTEESDNEGYTPYLMATYFGDTIVMDILQKHGANIYATNNSHNNALSLAISTGDTGVAKYLLRKGDQWQNQGKAVNLYSVAAKYRRTEMVNILKNNNIPGKLKREIDQISLSLSSRFFFHDFYTGLNLSFKEPYLNGGFVFGVDTKLWYTRLLIKQTEGQFYQYMDKGSVVYAGFFKDFAFTDYPNSYNWYLSTSLTAGYSIGNNLKGTYISTNEKFKVMPSVSMKISKMNLSYFAGLEYVSTPFYKNGPIWIRLGATYNYFFDNVRTNIKPIKWY, encoded by the coding sequence ATGTCAGCAAAAAGGCTAATATTAACCACCCTCCTACTGGTCGCACTCCTGCTAAAAACCATAAGTGCCAATGGACAATGGAAATTTAATGACCCGGATACAGAATACACTGCATTGTTAGACACAATTGATTATTTTCCTCCTTCATATACTGATGCACTTAATCTTAATCTTATGATTGCTGCATCAAAAGGTATCTCATCGGAAATAATACGACTCATTAAAAAAGGAGCTGACGTAAATGCTGAAACCGCGGAGGGTGCTACACCCCTGATTTTTGCTGTTAGCAATAATAAACCCCTGGCAGTGGTAACCTTACTCGCTTACAAGCCAAATATAGATAAGGTTACTAAAAATGACGAAACGGCATTACTTGTAGCCGTAAAAAACAGGAATGCTGATCTTGCAGAACTATTAATCAGAGAGGGTGCTGACCTTGATCATACTGACAGATTTGGAGCAACCCCTTTGCATCATGCTTCGATAAACGGATATCTGGAAATAGTTGATTTGCTGATTTATTACGAAGCTGATCTTAACTCAAAAACTACCCAGGGAACTACGCCGCTTCTTGCTTCAATATGGGCAGGTTATACTGAGATATCCGATCTGTTAGTCCAGAATGGCGCTAAAACTGAAGAGAGTGACAATGAAGGTTATACTCCATATCTCATGGCTACCTACTTTGGCGATACAATTGTTATGGATATACTTCAGAAGCACGGAGCAAATATTTATGCAACAAACAATTCGCATAATAATGCACTTTCCCTGGCAATTTCTACCGGAGATACAGGAGTTGCAAAATATCTTTTAAGGAAAGGTGACCAATGGCAAAATCAGGGAAAAGCTGTGAACCTTTATAGTGTAGCAGCAAAATACAGAAGAACAGAAATGGTTAACATTCTTAAAAACAATAACATACCAGGAAAGTTAAAGCGAGAGATTGACCAGATATCTTTATCTCTTTCATCAAGATTTTTCTTTCATGACTTTTACACAGGACTCAATCTCTCATTCAAAGAGCCATATTTAAACGGGGGATTTGTTTTCGGAGTTGATACAAAATTATGGTATACAAGATTGTTGATTAAACAAACGGAAGGTCAGTTTTATCAGTACATGGACAAGGGATCTGTGGTATACGCAGGTTTCTTTAAAGATTTTGCATTTACTGATTATCCCAACAGCTATAACTGGTATTTATCTACATCTTTAACTGCCGGATACTCAATAGGGAATAACCTTAAAGGAACATATATCTCAACGAATGAAAAATTCAAGGTAATGCCTTCTGTTTCCATGAAAATTTCGAAAATGAATTTATCATATTTTGCCGGCCTTGAGTATGTCAGTACACCTTTTTATAAAAACGGACCTATATGGATCAGACTTGGTGCCACCTATAATTACTTTTTTGATAATGTCAGAACCAACATAAAACCAATAAAGTGGTATTAA
- a CDS encoding aldo/keto reductase, with product MEKRSLGRTGEMLSMIGFGGIVVRDATPEEASERVKQAIDYGINYFDVAPSYGDAEVKLGPALEPFRKNVFLACKTGKRTKNESRQELEQSLKNLRTDHFDLYQLHAVTNLKDVDTIFAPGGAIETFKEAKAEGKVRFLGFSAHSVEAAMALMDRFDFDTILFPINYTTWNAGNFGPQVLERAKEKKMGILALKAMAAGPWKEGADRTKYPKCWYEPLTDQEDIRMGLRFTLSHPVTAAVPPGDENLFKIALKVSDNLAPLKKEEVQMMKEKALKGTPLFKYPMA from the coding sequence ATTGAAAAGAGGTCACTGGGCCGGACAGGTGAGATGCTTTCTATGATCGGATTTGGTGGTATTGTTGTAAGGGATGCTACTCCGGAGGAAGCATCTGAACGTGTTAAGCAGGCTATTGATTATGGAATCAACTATTTTGATGTTGCCCCATCGTATGGCGATGCTGAAGTAAAATTAGGACCTGCTCTTGAGCCTTTCAGAAAAAATGTATTCTTAGCCTGCAAAACCGGCAAACGGACAAAAAATGAATCCCGTCAGGAACTTGAGCAATCGTTGAAGAATCTGCGTACCGACCATTTTGATCTCTACCAGTTGCATGCGGTAACAAACCTTAAAGATGTGGACACAATTTTTGCTCCTGGCGGTGCTATAGAAACATTTAAAGAGGCAAAGGCTGAAGGTAAAGTTCGTTTCCTCGGATTCTCAGCTCACTCAGTTGAAGCGGCTATGGCTCTTATGGACCGTTTTGATTTTGATACAATACTCTTTCCGATAAATTATACCACATGGAACGCCGGAAATTTTGGCCCTCAGGTTTTGGAACGGGCAAAGGAAAAAAAGATGGGTATCCTTGCTCTTAAAGCGATGGCAGCTGGTCCATGGAAAGAGGGTGCTGACCGTACAAAATACCCGAAATGCTGGTATGAACCACTCACAGATCAGGAAGATATAAGGATGGGATTGCGATTTACTCTTTCACATCCGGTTACTGCTGCAGTACCCCCCGGTGACGAAAACTTGTTTAAAATTGCACTAAAAGTCTCTGATAATCTTGCTCCTTTAAAAAAGGAAGAAGTCCAGATGATGAAAGAGAAAGCTCTGAAAGGTACTCCGCTGTTCAAATACCCAATGGCTTAG